In Winkia neuii, a genomic segment contains:
- a CDS encoding glycogen debranching N-terminal domain-containing protein: protein MAGQPFLHNLVPTLRVPNQVWADTAGNLDGGAQGIYCYDTRLISRLSLRLTLEGEEVAVEPLTQLDLESGHTRFVNALRIEGDTADPKILLVRDRVVDIEGVREQMAVQNASSKAFVLTLELQVSPDLSSMEKIKSGKPARAVYAKGGKWDDGSAFATWWAPEAKLVESETSFTCCWCLNLKPNSEEACAWSLQMRDESGQFAASRHAGITAQAQRRKEPQEAAGPRAAQEKVDLWTAVAARDLDSLLMGERSRPENSFYAAGAPWFFTLFGRDSIITAWLLRHECPQVGLGTVRALAARQGQADRPQTGEQPGKILHEVRRDGLETFDAGGRISLPPTYFGTIDATPLWVRLFVALWRGGMEGELSPLLQRLQAALEWICTDGDADGDLFLEYVDKSGRGLANQGWKDSGDSIRWADGQFAKAPIALCEAQGYAYAALVEGGKLLGEQGVDSEKYAERAEQIREKFTSTFWVGQGADSYPAIALDAHKQTVTGAASNMGHLLGTGILRADQARAVAERLCQEDLLSPYGIRTLSTSCGAFHPLSYHCGSVWAHDNGMIIDGMLTEGLDEHARTIASRISRAAERFQFRMPELFGVLPGGGPFIPPVPYPASCRPQAWAAATAFVSARALRTRN, encoded by the coding sequence ATGGCTGGTCAGCCCTTCTTGCACAACCTGGTGCCAACCCTGCGCGTGCCTAATCAGGTGTGGGCCGACACCGCCGGAAACCTTGACGGGGGAGCCCAAGGCATCTACTGCTACGACACGCGCCTGATCTCCCGGCTAAGCCTGAGGCTCACCCTCGAAGGGGAAGAAGTCGCCGTCGAACCTCTGACCCAACTGGACTTAGAAAGTGGGCACACCCGCTTCGTGAACGCGCTGCGAATCGAGGGCGACACCGCTGATCCGAAGATCTTGCTAGTGCGCGACCGCGTCGTCGATATCGAAGGCGTGCGCGAACAGATGGCCGTCCAGAACGCGTCCTCGAAGGCCTTCGTCCTCACCTTGGAGCTGCAGGTTAGTCCCGACTTGAGCTCCATGGAAAAGATCAAGTCCGGCAAACCGGCTAGGGCCGTTTATGCCAAGGGTGGCAAGTGGGATGACGGGAGCGCCTTCGCTACTTGGTGGGCTCCGGAAGCTAAACTCGTCGAGAGCGAGACCTCTTTCACCTGTTGCTGGTGCCTCAACCTGAAGCCCAATTCTGAAGAAGCCTGTGCCTGGTCGCTGCAAATGCGTGACGAATCCGGCCAATTCGCCGCGAGTAGGCATGCGGGAATAACCGCGCAGGCACAGCGTAGGAAGGAACCGCAAGAGGCGGCTGGTCCCCGCGCGGCCCAGGAGAAGGTAGACCTTTGGACGGCGGTGGCTGCCCGAGACTTAGACTCGCTGCTAATGGGTGAGCGCTCCCGCCCCGAAAACTCGTTCTACGCGGCAGGAGCCCCGTGGTTCTTCACCCTGTTTGGCCGCGACTCCATCATCACCGCCTGGCTGCTGCGCCACGAATGCCCGCAGGTCGGACTGGGAACGGTGCGCGCGCTGGCGGCGCGGCAGGGGCAGGCCGATCGCCCGCAGACTGGCGAACAGCCCGGCAAAATCCTGCACGAGGTGAGGCGCGACGGCCTCGAAACCTTTGATGCGGGCGGCCGGATTTCTCTGCCGCCTACCTACTTCGGCACGATCGACGCGACGCCCCTGTGGGTGCGCCTGTTCGTCGCCCTCTGGAGGGGTGGTATGGAGGGCGAATTGAGTCCTCTGCTGCAGCGTCTACAGGCTGCGCTGGAGTGGATATGTACTGATGGGGATGCCGACGGGGACCTGTTTTTGGAATATGTAGACAAGTCTGGGAGAGGGCTGGCCAACCAGGGGTGGAAAGATTCGGGTGATTCGATCCGGTGGGCCGACGGGCAGTTCGCGAAGGCGCCTATCGCTCTGTGCGAGGCGCAGGGGTACGCGTATGCGGCGCTTGTCGAGGGCGGCAAATTGCTAGGAGAACAGGGAGTGGATAGCGAAAAGTACGCTGAGCGTGCTGAGCAAATTCGAGAAAAATTCACCTCCACTTTTTGGGTTGGCCAGGGCGCAGACTCCTACCCGGCCATTGCCCTGGACGCGCACAAGCAAACGGTCACTGGCGCTGCCTCGAACATGGGGCACTTGCTGGGAACTGGGATTTTGCGTGCCGATCAGGCGCGAGCGGTGGCTGAACGACTGTGCCAAGAAGACCTTCTGAGCCCTTACGGAATCCGCACCTTGAGCACAAGCTGCGGCGCATTCCACCCCCTCTCCTACCACTGCGGGAGTGTGTGGGCGCACGACAACGGCATGATTATCGACGGGATGCTGACGGAGGGACTCGACGAGCACGCCCGCACAATCGCCAGTCGGATTTCCCGCGCTGCCGAACGTTTCCAATTCCGCATGCCCGAGCTATTTGGGGTCCTGCCCGGCGGCGGCCCGTTTATCCCGCCAGTGCCGTATCCAGCTTCGTGCCGTCCGCAGGCCTGGGCCGCGGCGACCGCATTCGTTAGCGCCCGAGCCCTGCGAACACGCAATTAA
- a CDS encoding substrate-binding domain-containing protein codes for MAHKPTLLSLAMDLNVSRQTISNAIHHPERLQADTLARIRAELDRQGYAPSRAARQLRNNRAGAFGYRLHPTFDGINGNILDRFLHELVATAQAAGFSVVVFAANSDEDEIAQLQHLHQTGAIDGAILSASSEGDPRPTALATAGLPGASFGRPWAAPASPYAWVDVDGKAGTAAAVTSLRNAHHDRIGWIGWNPEVGVGHDRYLGYKEALGDLIDPDLQRRYPDSTDAGRRAALELAEAGATAVVCASDSLALGAVTSGAFARGNIFGFDDTPVAAAMEMNSVRQPIEDIARTCFQLALSSLEKNIKPTGTLVKASPVIRTSIER; via the coding sequence ATGGCACACAAACCGACACTGCTTTCCCTGGCCATGGACCTAAACGTGTCCAGGCAAACCATTTCAAACGCCATCCACCACCCCGAACGCCTGCAGGCCGACACTCTTGCGCGCATCCGCGCCGAATTGGACCGCCAAGGTTATGCCCCCTCGCGGGCGGCACGCCAACTGCGCAACAATCGAGCCGGCGCCTTCGGCTACCGCCTGCACCCCACTTTTGACGGCATCAACGGCAACATCCTGGACCGCTTCCTGCACGAACTGGTCGCAACGGCCCAGGCAGCAGGATTCTCTGTGGTGGTATTCGCCGCCAACTCGGACGAGGACGAAATTGCGCAGCTACAACATCTGCACCAGACCGGCGCGATCGACGGGGCCATACTAAGTGCCTCTTCCGAGGGCGACCCGCGCCCCACAGCACTCGCTACTGCGGGCCTTCCAGGTGCCAGCTTTGGCCGCCCCTGGGCAGCCCCCGCCAGCCCATACGCCTGGGTAGACGTAGACGGTAAAGCAGGCACGGCAGCAGCTGTCACCTCCCTCCGAAACGCCCACCACGACCGCATCGGGTGGATCGGCTGGAACCCAGAAGTGGGCGTCGGCCATGACCGCTACCTAGGCTACAAGGAGGCGTTAGGCGATCTAATTGATCCCGACTTACAACGCCGCTACCCGGATTCAACAGACGCAGGCCGCAGAGCCGCCCTCGAACTGGCCGAAGCGGGGGCCACAGCGGTCGTGTGCGCATCAGATTCGCTAGCACTAGGCGCGGTCACCTCGGGCGCTTTTGCAAGGGGGAACATCTTCGGCTTCGACGACACCCCCGTCGCTGCCGCAATGGAAATGAATTCGGTGCGTCAGCCCATCGAGGACATAGCCCGCACCTGCTTCCAACTAGCTCTTAGCTCCCTAGAAAAGAACATAAAACCTACAGGAACACTGGTCAAAGCCAGTCCTGTCATAAGAACCTCAATAGAAAGGTAA
- a CDS encoding sugar ABC transporter substrate-binding protein has protein sequence MGKKKITAAMALLATSALTLSACGSGFDDDNASGSDSKGDGKLSVLIAASGDAEAKSVKDTIAKWADKNGVDTKVDVASDLVQQLAQGFAGGNPPDLFYTSADQFQGYAESGYLQAYGDDLKNKDDFYPSLRDAFTHDGKFYCAPKDFSTLALIINTAEWEKAGLTDADYPKDWDQLKTVAAKLTKGDRPGLTMSPEYQRMGAFLAQAGGGLEKDGKAIASAQGNKKALQYLSDLAKEGSLKLSNQLGSGWGGEAFGKGQAAMVVEGNWVEGALKNDYPDLKYKVVELPAGPAGKATLQFTNCWGLAADSKDKADAKKLAEYLTEAEQQNTFAKDFGVMPSVKSAAEAWKKANPALAAFLDGADYAQNVPTAKGATDVLDELNSKLEQLPNFDIETTLEQTQKDMAAVLK, from the coding sequence ATGGGGAAGAAAAAGATCACGGCAGCTATGGCGCTGCTCGCTACCTCTGCGCTAACGCTGAGCGCGTGCGGATCCGGTTTCGATGACGATAACGCCTCCGGCAGCGACAGCAAAGGTGACGGCAAACTGTCCGTTCTAATTGCGGCCTCCGGAGACGCCGAAGCCAAATCCGTCAAAGACACCATCGCCAAGTGGGCGGACAAGAATGGGGTCGACACCAAGGTTGACGTCGCCTCCGACCTAGTTCAACAGTTGGCCCAAGGCTTTGCAGGCGGCAACCCACCAGACCTGTTTTATACCAGCGCTGACCAGTTCCAGGGCTACGCCGAATCCGGGTACCTGCAAGCCTACGGCGACGATTTGAAGAACAAAGACGACTTCTACCCCAGCCTGCGCGACGCTTTCACCCACGACGGCAAGTTCTACTGCGCCCCCAAAGATTTTTCGACTTTGGCACTAATTATCAATACTGCCGAATGGGAGAAAGCCGGTTTGACCGACGCTGACTACCCGAAGGATTGGGACCAGCTAAAGACTGTTGCCGCCAAACTAACCAAGGGCGACCGGCCCGGCCTTACTATGAGCCCCGAGTACCAGCGCATGGGTGCCTTTCTGGCCCAGGCGGGTGGTGGCCTCGAAAAGGACGGCAAGGCAATCGCTTCCGCACAAGGCAATAAGAAGGCGTTACAATACCTGTCTGACCTGGCTAAAGAGGGCTCTTTGAAACTATCTAACCAGCTCGGCTCTGGTTGGGGCGGCGAAGCCTTCGGCAAGGGCCAGGCAGCCATGGTAGTTGAAGGAAACTGGGTCGAGGGCGCCCTCAAGAACGATTATCCGGATCTGAAATACAAGGTAGTCGAACTACCTGCCGGCCCGGCCGGTAAGGCCACCCTTCAGTTCACCAACTGCTGGGGCCTGGCAGCAGATTCGAAGGACAAGGCGGACGCTAAGAAGTTGGCCGAATACCTGACCGAGGCAGAACAACAAAACACCTTCGCGAAAGACTTCGGAGTAATGCCTTCCGTGAAGTCCGCCGCCGAAGCGTGGAAGAAGGCCAACCCGGCACTAGCCGCCTTCCTGGACGGAGCCGACTACGCGCAGAACGTGCCAACCGCCAAGGGAGCCACCGACGTGTTGGACGAGCTGAACTCCAAGCTGGAACAGTTACCCAACTTCGACATTGAAACAACACTCGAACAGACCCAAAAGGACATGGCAGCAGTCCTAAAGTAA
- a CDS encoding carbohydrate ABC transporter permease: MMATKHSSRTTGQNLAGWLFLSPVILILGLFLFVPVLMAAWVSVSDWGGRGSPFSSNVSFVGANNYASILTDGGLPTRDFGTALRNNVYYVLLVVPLQTIVSLILAVFVNQRILKAKSFFRTAFYFPSVTSSVAITVLWLFVFSYTGPVNKVLSWLGIHGPNWFQDPRGIVHLALSGLGVNKVSALADHNLLGISLWDCLSGPSVAMTAFILMAVFTTSGTFMLLFIAALQAIGNETEEAGMMDGAGALQRFRYITVPMLKPTVFTVLTLGLIGCWQVFYQIYTGTQGGPAKTTLTPAYLSFNSAFNNQQWGQGAAIAFILFFIIVAFTLLQRLMLRDKDEVRPRKRKARRQQVALANATSAKEGK, translated from the coding sequence ATGATGGCAACGAAGCACTCCAGCCGCACGACGGGCCAAAATCTGGCCGGCTGGCTATTCTTGAGCCCCGTCATTTTGATTCTGGGATTGTTCTTATTCGTCCCAGTACTAATGGCAGCATGGGTATCCGTTTCCGACTGGGGAGGGCGAGGTTCACCCTTCAGCAGCAACGTTTCCTTCGTAGGCGCAAACAACTACGCCTCAATCCTTACCGACGGCGGACTGCCCACCCGCGACTTTGGCACCGCGCTCCGCAACAACGTCTACTACGTACTGCTGGTAGTGCCGCTACAAACCATCGTGTCACTAATACTGGCCGTCTTTGTGAACCAGCGAATCTTGAAAGCAAAAAGCTTCTTCCGCACCGCCTTCTACTTCCCCTCCGTGACCTCCTCGGTAGCCATCACCGTACTGTGGTTATTCGTTTTCTCCTACACCGGCCCAGTCAACAAAGTACTGAGCTGGCTAGGAATACACGGGCCAAACTGGTTCCAAGATCCACGCGGCATCGTCCACCTTGCGCTATCCGGCCTCGGGGTAAATAAGGTAAGCGCCCTAGCCGACCACAACCTGCTAGGCATAAGTTTGTGGGACTGTCTTTCGGGCCCCTCCGTCGCAATGACCGCGTTCATTCTGATGGCCGTGTTCACCACCTCGGGCACCTTCATGCTCCTGTTCATTGCCGCGCTACAGGCCATCGGCAACGAGACCGAAGAAGCCGGAATGATGGACGGAGCCGGAGCCCTCCAACGCTTCCGGTACATAACCGTGCCGATGCTAAAACCCACCGTGTTCACCGTGCTCACACTAGGTTTAATCGGGTGCTGGCAAGTCTTCTACCAGATTTATACGGGCACCCAAGGAGGGCCCGCAAAAACCACCCTCACCCCCGCCTACCTATCCTTCAACTCCGCGTTCAACAACCAACAGTGGGGACAAGGGGCCGCAATCGCGTTCATCCTGTTCTTCATCATCGTAGCCTTCACGCTGCTACAGCGATTAATGCTCCGGGACAAAGACGAGGTTCGCCCACGCAAACGGAAAGCGCGAAGGCAGCAAGTCGCCCTCGCCAACGCCACAAGCGCGAAAGAAGGTAAGTAA
- a CDS encoding carbohydrate ABC transporter permease, with amino-acid sequence MSTGIVKPNAKTVGGFAGLKARHLPFYLVVIALAIVYISPFLIQIFTSFKTEPDAAANPLALPQQWTTAAYERLFVHSDFPLWIRNSLIVTLLVTAGRVLFDCMAGYALARIPFRGRTLMYSILVAVMSVPAVVLLIPKFLVIKQLGIYDSFAGMILPLLADATGVFIMTGFFASIPKSIEEQARIDGAGTLRTFWSIVMPMARPAVVTIIILSFQGSWNELNHFIVSTQDSRLTTLTKGVAQLASGQLSQGSQYPLKLSAALLMTIPVAILFFTFQKQIMNSTAGAVKE; translated from the coding sequence ATGAGCACCGGTATTGTCAAGCCAAACGCTAAGACGGTGGGCGGGTTTGCAGGCCTGAAAGCACGCCACCTGCCCTTCTACCTGGTAGTGATCGCGCTTGCGATAGTGTACATTTCGCCGTTTTTGATCCAGATTTTTACCTCATTCAAGACCGAACCTGATGCCGCCGCTAACCCGCTAGCACTACCGCAGCAGTGGACCACGGCAGCGTATGAGCGCCTCTTCGTCCACTCGGATTTTCCGTTATGGATCCGCAACTCCCTCATAGTTACCCTTCTAGTAACTGCAGGTAGAGTCCTATTTGATTGCATGGCCGGGTATGCCCTAGCACGCATTCCCTTCCGAGGGCGGACGCTCATGTATTCAATCCTGGTTGCCGTCATGTCCGTTCCCGCCGTCGTACTACTAATCCCGAAGTTCCTGGTAATCAAACAGCTGGGCATCTACGATTCCTTCGCGGGCATGATCCTGCCCCTTTTGGCAGACGCGACGGGCGTATTCATTATGACCGGATTCTTCGCCTCAATTCCCAAATCGATTGAGGAGCAAGCCCGCATCGACGGAGCCGGGACACTGCGAACCTTCTGGTCTATCGTGATGCCGATGGCACGGCCCGCCGTAGTCACCATCATCATCCTGTCCTTCCAAGGATCGTGGAACGAACTGAATCACTTCATCGTCTCTACCCAAGATTCGCGACTGACAACCCTGACCAAAGGGGTCGCGCAGCTGGCCTCCGGGCAACTATCGCAGGGCTCGCAATACCCGCTGAAACTGTCTGCCGCGCTGCTCATGACCATCCCTGTCGCAATCTTGTTCTTCACCTTCCAAAAGCAGATCATGAACTCCACCGCTGGCGCAGTCAAAGAATAG
- a CDS encoding DUF3152 domain-containing protein yields the protein MNEDSPRDGVGRANDAQQSAHREFPSRSSRRRRAAHPHLHHRAGQQPGASRNSSAPLSEQAEKSEATDSLQPRRSLRSRAASLSRPTLRPTQASRAASRPHWYGTADPRVKDLSPAQKARIRNPRLSMRDHDDAYDATSPTTTLTHMPAIKPITGATPIISTKRSNSSPATSSEGDPAPSRASRAGSSPAVASAPAAAKQDQDDTGAKAAPPAVAATAAASSSTPVEKPAEKVAGDAGSSAELKRQESRWWLGASIVVCLLALIAGVVFGFFKLAKPNTEAQVLPSDKTTSASASETPSPSPSPSPEPTPIPTVRTTEVPSGLKGTYTPPASTGRMIAIPGQKAAPEGDGQQIAYDLSYEQGMPIDPNVFANSVHSTLNDNRSWPAQGMRFVRTDYQPQVSLRLVSPNTIKKECAGTVDDGFASCLVGNRVLLNSDRWFTSAKPWDQAGGGQDEYRAYLLNYFVGLATGKKQVDCKKSGEVANVMQSQTYELNGCKPNGWVNPDAKKGQ from the coding sequence ATGAATGAAGATTCACCCCGTGATGGTGTCGGGCGTGCTAATGACGCGCAGCAGTCCGCTCACCGCGAGTTCCCTTCGCGTTCCTCTAGGCGTAGGCGAGCGGCGCACCCGCACCTGCATCACCGCGCCGGCCAGCAGCCGGGAGCTTCCCGAAATTCCTCCGCGCCCCTAAGCGAGCAAGCCGAGAAGTCCGAGGCTACTGATTCACTACAGCCGCGCCGATCCTTGCGGTCCAGGGCTGCTTCTTTGTCGCGCCCTACCCTGCGCCCCACCCAGGCCAGTAGAGCGGCTTCTCGCCCTCACTGGTATGGCACAGCCGACCCGCGGGTTAAGGATCTATCTCCGGCGCAGAAAGCCCGCATCCGCAATCCCCGCCTATCAATGCGCGACCATGACGACGCCTACGATGCCACTTCGCCAACCACTACTCTGACGCACATGCCCGCCATTAAGCCGATCACGGGTGCAACGCCGATTATTTCTACCAAGCGTTCTAATTCCAGCCCGGCTACTTCTTCCGAGGGCGACCCCGCCCCTTCGCGGGCCTCTCGCGCCGGGTCTAGCCCGGCAGTTGCTAGCGCACCGGCAGCCGCGAAGCAGGATCAGGATGATACTGGGGCGAAGGCTGCGCCACCCGCCGTGGCAGCGACTGCTGCGGCTTCTTCCAGCACGCCAGTTGAAAAGCCGGCCGAGAAGGTGGCTGGCGATGCTGGCTCGTCTGCAGAATTGAAGCGGCAGGAATCCCGCTGGTGGCTGGGTGCTTCAATCGTTGTTTGTCTACTAGCACTGATCGCGGGCGTTGTCTTTGGGTTCTTCAAGCTGGCGAAGCCGAACACGGAGGCGCAGGTGCTGCCTTCGGATAAGACCACGTCAGCTTCCGCTTCAGAAACGCCCTCGCCCTCGCCCTCGCCCTCGCCTGAGCCCACCCCGATCCCAACCGTGCGCACCACCGAGGTGCCTTCCGGGCTGAAGGGCACCTACACTCCGCCCGCGTCGACCGGACGAATGATCGCTATACCCGGCCAGAAGGCGGCACCCGAGGGCGACGGCCAGCAAATTGCCTACGACCTGTCCTACGAGCAGGGCATGCCCATAGACCCGAATGTCTTTGCCAACTCGGTGCACTCGACGTTGAACGACAACCGTTCCTGGCCCGCCCAGGGCATGCGCTTTGTGCGCACTGACTACCAACCGCAAGTGTCGTTGCGCCTGGTCAGCCCCAACACGATTAAGAAGGAGTGCGCTGGCACTGTTGATGACGGTTTCGCCTCGTGCCTGGTTGGCAACAGGGTGCTGCTGAATTCGGATCGCTGGTTCACTTCGGCTAAACCCTGGGATCAGGCCGGTGGCGGCCAGGACGAATACCGTGCCTACCTGCTGAACTACTTCGTCGGTCTAGCTACTGGAAAGAAGCAGGTTGATTGTAAGAAATCGGGCGAGGTAGCGAACGTGATGCAGTCGCAGACCTACGAACTGAATGGGTGCAAGCCTAACGGCTGGGTCAACCCCGACGCCAAGAAAGGCCAGTAA
- a CDS encoding cytochrome ubiquinol oxidase subunit I, with product MVFDLLAQGVTIPQGLLQSAGDGIAPDKGGLDPLTLARWQFTITTIYHYVIVPISIGLSLFLAIAQTMWLRTKQRYWWSAVRFFGPIFFVTFAVGVATGLVQEFQFGMNWSEYSRFVGDVFGTPLALESFFAFFAESVLLGLWIFGYGALSPRLHTATIWGVTIAAHLSACFIIGANSWMQHPVGAVFDATTGRAALHGWAGFFAIITNWTLWTAILHVCVSSWIVAAALIGGISWWWMIKARRLSNARATHATAHPSPEQDARTQAAASASKTWRPLVRFASWAIIASSVLTLLTGHLQGIQMATEQPMKLAAGEAYCKPVEGGAPLALFAFGSDCSNIKTYGSIPGGLSFLATGSFDGKVLAVSEVEKSYQDYFSKAGAERGRTESYHPPFMLTFWSFRIMVLLQLLVPALAVGALIATRGGRVPKRGRWWGLVLLPLPSLAAVAGWVYTEVGRQPWIVHPNFEGGKTDLYLLTNQGLSQVGVSGTQLLVSLILSTLLYLVLALVWGALVAKKVRAGLPKPRKCQGQARELSFE from the coding sequence ATGGTATTTGACCTGTTAGCGCAGGGTGTCACCATACCGCAGGGGCTGCTGCAAAGCGCGGGGGACGGGATTGCCCCTGACAAGGGAGGCCTGGACCCTCTGACGTTGGCGCGTTGGCAGTTCACGATCACCACCATCTACCACTACGTGATCGTGCCTATTTCGATCGGGCTGTCGCTCTTCCTGGCGATTGCCCAGACAATGTGGTTGCGCACTAAGCAACGCTACTGGTGGTCTGCCGTGCGCTTTTTTGGACCGATCTTCTTCGTCACATTCGCGGTGGGCGTTGCTACTGGCCTGGTCCAAGAGTTCCAGTTCGGCATGAACTGGTCGGAGTATTCCCGCTTCGTCGGCGACGTGTTCGGAACCCCGCTCGCGCTGGAGTCCTTCTTCGCATTCTTTGCCGAGTCCGTCCTACTAGGCCTGTGGATCTTCGGCTACGGCGCCCTCTCTCCCCGCCTCCACACGGCCACGATCTGGGGCGTCACCATCGCCGCCCACCTTTCCGCCTGCTTCATTATTGGCGCGAACTCTTGGATGCAACACCCCGTCGGAGCCGTCTTTGACGCCACCACCGGCCGCGCCGCATTGCACGGCTGGGCGGGATTCTTCGCGATTATCACGAACTGGACCCTGTGGACCGCCATCTTGCACGTGTGCGTTTCCTCCTGGATCGTTGCGGCCGCCCTCATTGGCGGCATCTCCTGGTGGTGGATGATCAAGGCCCGCCGCCTCAGCAACGCCCGCGCCACGCACGCCACTGCCCACCCCTCCCCCGAGCAGGATGCTCGCACTCAGGCCGCAGCTAGCGCTTCTAAAACCTGGCGTCCCCTAGTGCGATTCGCTTCTTGGGCGATCATTGCCTCCTCGGTACTGACCCTTCTGACGGGCCACCTGCAGGGCATCCAGATGGCCACCGAGCAACCCATGAAGCTAGCCGCCGGTGAAGCCTACTGCAAGCCCGTCGAGGGCGGCGCCCCCTTAGCGCTGTTCGCCTTCGGCTCTGATTGCAGCAACATCAAGACCTACGGTTCTATTCCGGGAGGTCTTTCGTTCCTGGCCACCGGCAGTTTCGATGGTAAAGTCCTGGCGGTGTCCGAGGTTGAAAAATCCTACCAGGACTACTTCAGCAAGGCGGGGGCGGAACGTGGCCGCACCGAGTCCTACCATCCGCCCTTCATGCTGACCTTCTGGTCGTTCCGCATCATGGTGCTTCTGCAGCTGCTCGTGCCCGCCCTGGCAGTGGGTGCCCTGATTGCCACCCGTGGTGGCCGAGTGCCGAAACGGGGACGCTGGTGGGGGCTCGTCCTCTTGCCACTGCCGTCGCTGGCCGCGGTCGCGGGTTGGGTGTACACGGAAGTGGGCCGCCAACCGTGGATCGTTCACCCGAATTTCGAGGGTGGTAAGACAGACCTTTATCTGCTCACCAATCAGGGCCTGTCGCAGGTGGGAGTATCGGGTACCCAGCTACTGGTTTCTCTTATTCTTTCGACCCTGTTGTACTTGGTGCTTGCCCTGGTGTGGGGCGCGCTCGTGGCCAAGAAGGTGCGGGCCGGCCTGCCCAAACCCAGAAAGTGTCAGGGCCAAGCTAGGGAGTTGTCCTTCGAATGA